A genomic segment from Glycine max cultivar Williams 82 chromosome 1, Glycine_max_v4.0, whole genome shotgun sequence encodes:
- the LOC106795206 gene encoding uncharacterized protein: MAPPKEIPTLIYHSGHIVDDPVQGSTYQCTTPIFFYASRSITFTQFIRKINNRLPTRATEQVAQLLFRVPISIHLGQTRFISAQLFDNDDLRGAMETIIQNPQLNSAEFYVVTELISQPQPSSPQPSCPQLQLPPPQQLPYNNIDLNNPVSSYNNLESQDPFDIYTSYTQILSENDSFFHGQQTSFDQQNHPSSPFTPPSQLPQTQTSNRDEHPIANEDPIIRFHHENMDDFTEDEDQQFFDHINQQSDDQSDDQTDDEGVGRPTTPPSPPLQYQQPRCPVDLNFDHLPHYIDRPHFVHQQHNVQPSVGVLEVGMTFDDKSQCIRAIKEYNIRNHFDCRTIYSDQRRIHFVCKLHENGCTWSLGACNSKRHNKWIIKSIRGHHTCLVPMLTQDHRQLDKHVIAQIIQPIVKTNPTVSIKTLIAEIKTFMNYTPSYKKTWLAKQKALEMIHGNWEESYAKLPKLFGALQSCVPGTVVAAQTESLYEGGEIVPGKRLFKRVFWSFGPCINGFAYCKPIVQVDGTWLYGKYTGTLLIATAQDGANHIFPIAYAIVEGETTSAWGFFLKNLRRHVTPQINISLISDRHPSIISAYNNPSNLWVQDTSHFFCLRHIAQNFLRGNSNCKHLKKPLMLAGYAYTKKMHWRHLGDIRANKPSAAEWLDQLPKQKWVQCFDEGKRWGHMTTNLSESVNSMFKNTRHLPVSSLVEETYFKTAQLFANRGRQTQAMINSGSQYSEVVFDAINSGQQESNTHIVNEFDRHNHTFIITETQSPLETPRPPGRFRVMLQSQKCDCGEFQAKHLPCSHVMAACKSVNVDPMTYVPMIFTLQHILHIYDNSFGLLPHESMWQEYEGDQWGPDPRRKRTVKGRPVSTRIPTEMDEDENERASRKKCGLCRQHGHSRNNCPNVSSS, encoded by the exons ATGGCTCCACCTAAAGAAATTCCGACCCTCATTTACCACAGTGGTCACATTGTAGACGATCCAGTTCAAGGATCGACGTACCAATGTACGAccccaatatttttttacgccAGTCGTTCTATTACGTTTACACAATTCATTCGAAAAATTAACAATCGTCTTCCTACTCGAGCAACTGAACAAGTTGCTCAATTGTTATTTCGTGTCCCTATTTCAATTCATCTCGGTCAGACACGTTTTATTTCGGCTCAACTATTCGACAATGATGATCTTAGAGGCGCGATGGAAACAATTATCCAGAATCCACAATTGAATTCTGCCGAATTCTATGTTGTTACTGAGCTTATTTCTCAACCACAACCATCGTCTCCACAACCCTCATGTCCACAACTACAACTACCGCCTCCACAACAGTTACCGTACAACAACATAGACCTCAATAATCCAGTATCTTCATACAACAACCTTGAATCACAAGACCCCTTTGACATTTATACTTCATACACACAAATATTATCCGAGAATGATTCCTTTTTTCATGGCCAACAAACCTCCTTTGACCAACAAAACCATCCTTCATCCCCCTTTACGCCACCTTCACAACTACCACAAACGCAAACATCAAACCGAGATGAACATCCCATTGCTAACGAAGATCCTATTATACGATTTCATCAtgaaaacatggatgattttactgagGATGAGGATCAACAATTCTTTGATCACATCAATCAGCAAAGCGATGACCAAAGTGATGACCAAACCGATGACGAGGGTGTTGGCAGACCAACGACACCTCCGTCACCTCCGTTGCAATATCAGCAACCTAGGTGTCCAGTAGACTTGAACTTTGACCACCTACCACACTATATTGATCGACCCCATTTTGTTCATCAGCAACACAATGTACAACCATCAGTCGGTGTACTCGAGGTTGGCATGACCTTCGATGACAAATCACAATGTATTCGAGCAATCAAAGAATACAACATcagaaatcattttgattgcAGAACAATTTACTCTGACCAAAGAAGGATACACTTCGTCTGCAAGTTACATGAAAATGGTTGTACATGGAGCTTGGGCGCATGCAATTCAAAGAGGCATAACAAATGGATTATCAAGAGTATCAGAGGTCATCACACTTGTCTCGTGCCGATGCTTACACAAGATCATCGCCAACTCGACAAACACGTCATAGCACAGATCATCCAACCAATTGTCAAAACAAACCCAACTGTCTCCATCAAGACATTGATTGCAGAGATTAAAACGTTCATGAATTATACCCCATCCTACAAGAAGACATGGTTAGCAAAGCAAAAAGCATTGGAGATGATTCATGGAAACTGGGAAGAATCATATGCCAAACTGCCAAAACTTTTCGGAGCTTTGCAATCTTGTGTTCCCGGGACTGTGGTCGCTGCTCAAACAGAATCCTTGTATGAGGGGGGAGAAATAGTACCGGGCAAAAGATTGTTTAAACGTGTCTTTTGGTCATTTGGTCCATGCATTAATGGTTTTGCATATTGCAAACCCATTGTACAAGTAGACGGTACATGGCTTTACGGAAAGTATACTGGCACACTGTTGATAGCTACCGCACAAGATGGAGCTAACCATATCTTCCCGATTGCCTATGCCATTGTAGAAGGGGAGACAACTTCAGCTTGGGGGttttttctaaagaatttgagaagacatgttactccgcaaattaacatttctcttatTTCAGACCGACACCCCTCAATTATAAGTgcctacaacaacccaagtaactTATGGGTCCAGGACACATCCCATTTCTTTTGCCTGCGCCACATTGCACAAAACTTTCTTCGTGGTAACTCAAACTGCAAACATTTAAAGAAACCACTTATGTTGGCTG GGTACGCATACACAAAGAAGATGCACTGGCGACATCTTGGGGATATTCGTGCGAATAAGCCAAGTGCAGCTGAATGGCTTGATCAATTACCCAAACAAAAATGGGTACAATGCTTTGATGAGGGGAAGCGTTGGGGACATATGACTACCAATTTGTCGGAGTCTGTTAATTCCATGTTCAAAAACACAAGACATTTGCCGGTGTCATCATTGGTTGAGGAGACCTATTTCAAGACCGCACAACTCTTTGCTAATAGAGGTCGACAAACTCAGGCAATGATCAACTCCGGCTCACAGTATTCTGAAGTCGTCTTCGATGCAATCAATAGTGGTCAACAAGAATCTAATACACACATTGTAAATGAATTCGACAGACACAATCACACTTTTATTATAACCGAGACTCAATCCCCACTTGAAACACCCAGACCACCTGGAAGGTTTAGAGTAATGTTACAATCCCAAAAGTGTGATTGTGGTGAATTTCAGGCTAAACATTTACCGTGTTCTCACGTCATGGCTGCCTGTAAATCTGTCAATGTTGATCCCATGACCTATGTGCCGATGATATTCACTTTACAACACATTTTGCACATCTACGACAACTCCTTTGGTTTATTGCCACACGAATCAATGTGGCAAGAATATGAAGGAGATCAGTGGGGTCCTGATCCAAGGAGAAAGAGGACTGTAAAGGGTCGTCCCGTTTCAACTCGCATTCCTACTGAGATGGACGAAGACGAAAATGAACGAgcaagtagaaaaaaatgtggACTTTGTCGGCAACATGGTCATAGCAGAAATAATTGTCCTAATGTATCCTCATCTTAG
- the LOC100794523 gene encoding Inositol oxygenase 2-like, translated as MVVLIEQSELTRPQAEENNDDLVLDGGFSLLKSPSHVGFTVPDINSYGHSFRNYYDESERNKSVEELYRQQHTNQTYEFAKKMREEYGKLNKVEVGIWECCEMLDKIVDASDPDLEESQIQHALQTAEAARNDYPNEDWLHLTALIHDLGKVLLLPSFGGLPQWAVVGDSFPLGCAFHEANTHFKYFKDNPDSNNPAYNTKKGIYDEGCGLDNVMMSWGHDEYMYLVTKGNNTTLPSEALFIIRYHSFHPLYQTGAYKHLYSEEDVKNLKWLEIFHKYDLYSKSNVLIDVEKVKPYYMSLIKKYFPPKLIW; from the exons atgGTCGTTCTCATCGAGCAATCAGAGCTAACAAGACCGCAAGCTGAGGagaacaatgatgatttggtaTTGGATGGTGGTTTTTCCTTGCTCAAATCACCTTCACATGTTGGATTTACAGTCCCTGATATCAATTCATATGGTCACTCCTTCAG AAATTATTATGATGAAAGCGAAAGGAATAAGTCTGTGGAGGAACTTTACCGACAACAACACACGAATCAAACATATGAATTT GCTAAGAAGATGAGAGAGGAATATGGGAAACTGAATAAAGTAGAAGTGGGTATATGGGAATGTTGTGAGATGCTTGATAAAATTGTGGATGCAAGTGATCCTGATTTAGAAGAATCTCAAATTCAGCATGCATTGCAGACAGCTGAAGCTGCTAGAAATGACTACCCTAATGAAGACTGGCTACATTTGACCGCTCTCATTCATG ATCTCGGAAAGGTTCTTCTCCTTCCAAGTTTTGGTGGGCTTCCTCAATGGGCTGTTGTCG GAGATTCGTTTCCCCTTGGTTGTGCTTTTCATGAAGCTAATACTCACTTCAAG TACTTCAAGGACAACCCAGATAGCAACAATCCAGCTTATAATACTAAAAAGGGCATATATGATGAAGGATGCGGACTGGACAATGTAATGATGTCATGGGGACATGATGAGTACATGTATTTG GTTACTAAGGGGAATAACACCACTTTACCGTCGGAGGCATTGTTCATTATTCGATATCACTCTTTTCATC CTTTGTACCAGACAGGAGCGTACAAACACTTGTATAGTGAAGAGGATGTTAAGAACCTCAAGTGGCTAGAAATATTTCA CAAGTATGATCTCTACAGCAAGAGCAATGTGCTAATTGATGTTGAAAAAGTTAAGCCATACTATATGTCGCTCATTAAGAAG TATTTCCCGCCAAAGCTCATATGGTAA